CTCTCCTTGAACCTTCTGGTCAAGGTAAGCTATCCCAATACGGATCATACCTATCTCAACAGAATCAAAGTTCCGGTCGACTCCGCTCAGCGATTTATTAAAATCGGCGAAGAAGATTTGTATGTCCCCTTAGAGGATGTTGTCGCCAATAACCTTGATTTGCTTTTCCCAGGCATGGTTATAGAATCGTGCGATTTTTTCCGGGTGACCAGAAATGCCATTACCGAACGAGATCAGGAGCAGGCGAACGATCTTTTATCCATGATCGAATCCGCCCTTAGGGACAGAAAATTTGCTGAAATTGTACGGCTTGAGGTGAACCCGGACATGAGTGCGCCTTTGCGAGGCATGCTGGCTGCAGAACTTAACATTGATGAAGACAAGGACGTTTTTGACGTTGAGGGGATCATGGCCAAGCGGCATCTGATGCAAATTGCCCAACTTGACCGGCAGGATTTGCACTTTTTGCTTCATCAACCTGTTGATCATCCGGAACTGCTGGGAGAGGATCCGAACATCTTCCATATTATAAGAGAAAAAGGCTCCATTCTCCTGCAGCATCCATACGAATCATTTGACACCTCGGTGGAACGGTTTATAAAGGAGGCCAGTCAGGATCCAAAAGTACTGGCTATTAAGATGACGCTTTACCGGACGGCTGAGCAATCCAGAGTCATACAGTTCCTTATCGATGCTGCCCAGAACGGAAAGCAGGTTGCCGTGGTGGTGGAGCTCAAGGCGCGTTTTGATGAGTCGGCCAACATCCGCTGGGCCAGATTTCTGGAAGAGGTGGGTATTCATGTGACATACGGGGTTGTGGGTCTAAAGACTCACTCAAAAGTGATCTTCGTGGTGCGCAAGGATTTTGACGGCCTGCATCGCTATGCCCATATAGGAACGGGCAATTATCATGCCGGTACGGCCCGGGGGTACAGTGACTTAGGTCTGTTCACCTGTGATGCCGTCATCGGTTCCGATCTCACAGAGCTGTTTAATTATCTGACAACCGGATATACGGTCGCCCGTAAGTACAAAAAGCTGTTGCCCTGCCCCACCATTTTGAAAAAAAAGCTGATGGAAAAAATATGCCGGGAAGCCAAGTTGCAGGCTGAAGGTGAAGAAGGACTCATCCAATTAAAAACCAACGCCCTTGAAGATAAGGATATCACAAGGGCATTGTACAAAGCCTCCCAGGCTGGTGTTCACATTGACCTCATCATCCGCGATTCTTGCCGGCTCCGGCCGGGCATTCCAGGACTTTCTGAGAATGTCCGCGTTATTTCCATCGTTGGGCGGTTTCTTGAACATTCAAGAATTTTTTACTTTCGCAATGGCGGCAACGAAGAATACTTCATATCTTCGGCTGACCTGATGAAACGCAACCTTGAAAGTCGTGTTGAAGTCTGCACACCTGTGGAATCGTCCCGCCTGCAGGCCTTATTGCGGGAGATGCTCGATATCCAGTTAAACGACAGACATAGTTGCTGGCAGATGCAAAGCGACGGCAGTTATATCCAACTGCAGGCGAAAGAGGGCGAAGATGCCCGTAGTTCTTTTGAACACTTAATTATAAATGCGGAAAAAAGGCTGAAAACGACGCCCCAAATGGTGATGAAGAAAGGGAAGGCGAAATTAAAAAAGAAATAACAGCAGTATAATCGGGCGTCACAACTCCTTTTCCACCCGGTCCCTTTTAGACAATATCGTATCAGGATCAATTTCACCCACATTATTATAGATATAATCCGGCTGATAAGGAAAACGGGCCATGTTCTTTCGGGAGGTCACGCCTGTTAAAACCAGACAGGTCGTCATTCCCGATTCCAGCCCCCCAATAATATCAGTATCCATTCTATCACCGATCATAAAGCAATTGGCTGAATGGACACCCATTTTTTTCCGGGCCCAGTACATCATTGTGGGATTGGGTTTTCCAAGAAAATAAGGCGCGATGCCGGTCACTTTCTCTATTGGGGCAACCAAGGCCCCGCAGGCAGGCACCGGCCCCCGAAGCGTAGGCCCGGTCAAATCCGGATTCGTTGCAATAAATTTCGCCCCTTCCCGGATCAGATGTGTGGCTTCAATAATTTTTTTGTAATCATACTCCTCGGTTTCGGCAAGCACCACATAATCGGGATTTTCAGATGTAACCGCAATGTTGTGTTTTTCAAATTCTTCAAGAACCCCCTGTCCGCCGATAACATAAGCGGAACAATCCACCGGCTTTTGAGTTGATAAAAAACTTGCTGTCGCCATGGCCGAAGTATAAAAGCAATCCTTGGTTACATTAATTCCCATTTTAGACAGTCGGCCTTTAAGCTGCGTGGGGGTATGATAAGAATTATTGGTCAAAAACAGAAATTTAAAATTGCTCTGCTTGAGACGACGCACAAAATTGGCAGCACCGGGTATCAATTTTGACCCTGTGTAGATGACACCATCCATGTCAAGGATAAACGATTTTTGATATGTTCTTTTATCTAATTGTATCATAAGGTGCTATTTTACAATTCAAAAATTACGAAATAATTTTATTACTGTCTGTTTATAAGCGCCCAATTAGGGCCCCAAAGATGAGTTATTTTAATTCAAATAGATTCACCCCACAACAAAGAATAAAATAAATTTAACAATTTATTGAAACTTTCTGTAAAAATAAAAAAGCAGCACCCTGAAATCAAAGTGCTGCCGAAGAGATAGAACTGTTTGTTTTAGCCGATTTTCCGCCTAAACCCGACAAGTCCTATAATGCCGCAACCCAGTAGAAAAAATGCTGACGGTACGGGGACTGCTGTCAAGCGAAACTGCCCGTTTGAAGATAAGACAAGGTCATAATCGCTCAAGTCATCTTCTGTCAATCCGCCTGAACCGTCGTCTTCTTTAGTTAAATCTAAAAGATCGTTTAGTAAGTTCTGAACGGGGTTTTCAATCACGGAAGCGTTTGTGGTTGTCACAGCAAGGCTCCCAACTTCAACAGGGGTATAAGTGGTTCCGTCATACCAGTAAAAATAGCCGTCTATTATATCCTCAACGGTATAAGTTATACTTAATGTACCATTCGGATACCCTTCCGTATTAATATTGCCTTCACCGCTCTCAACAGAAAGTGTCATTACCGGTATACTACCGACGAATATTTTGAGTACACCTAAATCAAAGGAGATAGCTCCTCCCAATGTCCCGGTTCCGGAGAATTCATATTCTCCAGTTATCAAACTGAATGCAGGATCTGTAACGTAACTATCAGCTTTTGTTACGCTAAAGAGACCATAATTTGAAAAGGTAAAGCCATCACCCACGTCAGCATCATCAGGGAGGCTGGTAACAACAAGATTCGGTGAAGAAACATCAAAAAATTCAGAGACACTAATTGCATTAGATGTACCACTACCATCAACATCAAAAGCCCAGCTGGCAGCATATCCAGACTGTGTTAACCCCGCAATTAAAAAAAGCCCGATTATAAACCCTGAAACTCTCTTTTTCATTTTCCCTTTGCTCCTAAATATAGATTCTGAATTAAAGCAACTACAACCGGCAGATTACACCTCAATCATTTATTTTCCTATTGCATCACCTCCTTGGCAATTAATATTCTAATATATCGATCCTTGGTTAGGTTATACCCTAGACTATTCAAGATGAATGGTAGCCTAACATATATACACTGATCATGCCAAGAGTATTGACGACCCCCATGAAAAAAATAAACCCCATAAGACGTTATTCTATAACTCAAAAATTAGCAAACGATTTTCATTGTATTATTTTTTAGTCTCCAACGGATAAATACCGGATCTAAAAAGATTATAAGAATTCAGTGCATCCGGCATGCTGGGCGAGCCAGATTATTTTACAATGCTGATAATCTTTTTAAATTGATCTCC
This window of the uncultured Desulfobacter sp. genome carries:
- the ppk1 gene encoding polyphosphate kinase 1; amino-acid sequence: MIAQQPAQAKQQTATTFDLKSSEWFLNRELTWLEFNRRVLHEGQDSRNPLLERVFFLSVVGSNLDEFFMKRIGGLKQLVGAGVKKLSVDGRTPQEQIDDCHIVVQDILKQNQILEVELKKLLAQAGIILIGYDQLTKTQKTFANKYFSDNVYPLLTPQGTDPAHPFPFISNLSLNLLVKVSYPNTDHTYLNRIKVPVDSAQRFIKIGEEDLYVPLEDVVANNLDLLFPGMVIESCDFFRVTRNAITERDQEQANDLLSMIESALRDRKFAEIVRLEVNPDMSAPLRGMLAAELNIDEDKDVFDVEGIMAKRHLMQIAQLDRQDLHFLLHQPVDHPELLGEDPNIFHIIREKGSILLQHPYESFDTSVERFIKEASQDPKVLAIKMTLYRTAEQSRVIQFLIDAAQNGKQVAVVVELKARFDESANIRWARFLEEVGIHVTYGVVGLKTHSKVIFVVRKDFDGLHRYAHIGTGNYHAGTARGYSDLGLFTCDAVIGSDLTELFNYLTTGYTVARKYKKLLPCPTILKKKLMEKICREAKLQAEGEEGLIQLKTNALEDKDITRALYKASQAGVHIDLIIRDSCRLRPGIPGLSENVRVISIVGRFLEHSRIFYFRNGGNEEYFISSADLMKRNLESRVEVCTPVESSRLQALLREMLDIQLNDRHSCWQMQSDGSYIQLQAKEGEDARSSFEHLIINAEKRLKTTPQMVMKKGKAKLKKK
- a CDS encoding HAD-IIA family hydrolase — encoded protein: MIQLDKRTYQKSFILDMDGVIYTGSKLIPGAANFVRRLKQSNFKFLFLTNNSYHTPTQLKGRLSKMGINVTKDCFYTSAMATASFLSTQKPVDCSAYVIGGQGVLEEFEKHNIAVTSENPDYVVLAETEEYDYKKIIEATHLIREGAKFIATNPDLTGPTLRGPVPACGALVAPIEKVTGIAPYFLGKPNPTMMYWARKKMGVHSANCFMIGDRMDTDIIGGLESGMTTCLVLTGVTSRKNMARFPYQPDYIYNNVGEIDPDTILSKRDRVEKEL